DNA sequence from the Chiloscyllium punctatum isolate Juve2018m unplaced genomic scaffold, sChiPun1.3 scaffold_545, whole genome shotgun sequence genome:
tacagaataacagataccccggggagggagttacagactggaatctaatcgaggggttcggggtggggtttatatacagaataacagataccccggggagggagttacagactggaatctaatcgaggggttcggggggtttatatacagaataacagatacccccgggagggagttacagactggaatctaattgtggagttcggggtggggtttatatacagaataacagataccccggggagggagttacagactggaatctaatcgaggggttcagggtggggtttatatacagaataacagaaaccccggggagggagttacagactggattctaatcgaggggttcggggtggggtttatatacagaataacagataccacggagagcgagttacagactggaatcaaatcgaggggttcggggtgtagtttttatacagaataacagataccccggggagggagttacagactggaatcgaatcgaggggttccgggtggggtttatatacagaataacagataccccggggagggagttacagactggaatctaatcgaggggttcggggtggggtttatattcagaataacagataccccgggagggagttacagactggaatctaatcgaggggttcagggtggggtttatatacagaataacagataccccggggagggagttacagactggaatctaatcgaggggttcagggtggggcttatatacagaataacagataccccgggagggagttacagactggaatctaatcgaggggttcggggtgtagtttatatacagaataacagataccccggggagggagttacagactggaatctaatcgaggggttccgggtggggtttatatacagaataacagataccccggggagggagttacagactggaatctaatcgaggggttcggggtggggtttatattcagaataacagataccccgggagggagttacagactggaatctaatcgaggggttcagggtggggtttatatacagaataacagataccccggggagggagttacagactggaatctaatcgaggggttcagggtggggcttatatacagaataacagataccccgggagggagttacagattggaatctaatcaaggggttcagggtggggcttatatacagaataacagataccccggggagggagttacagactggaatctaatcgaggggttcggggtggggtttatatacagaataacagataccccggggagggagttacagactggaatctaatcgaggggttcggggtggggtttatatacagaataacagataccccggggagggagttacagactggaatctaatcgaggggttcggggtggggtttatatacagaataacagataccctgggagggagttacagactggaatctaatcgaggggttcggggtggggtttatatacagaataacagataccccggggagggagttacagactggaatctaatcgaggggttcggggtggggtttatatacagaattacagataccccggggagggagttacagactggaatctaatcgaggggttcggggtggggtttatatccagaataacagataccccgggagggagttacagactggaatctaatcgaggggttcggggtggggtttatatacagaataacaggtaccccGGGAGGGagctacagactggaatctaatggaggggttcggggtggggtttatatacagaataacagataccccggggagggagttacagactggaatctaattgaggggttcggggtggggtttatatacagaataacagataccccggggagggagttacagactggaatctaatcgagcggttcggggtggggtttatatacagaataacagataccccgggggagggagttacagactggaatctaatcgaagggttcggggtggggtttatatacagaataacagctcccttggggagggagttacagactggaatctaatcgaggggttcggggtggggtttatatacagaataacagataacccggggagggagttacagactggaatctaatcgaggggtttggggtgaggtttatatccagaataacagataccccgggagggagttacagactggaatctaatcgaggggttcagggtggggtttatatacagaataacagataccccgggagggagttacagactggaatctaatcgaggggttcggggtggggtttatatccagaataactgataccccggggagggagttacagactggaatctaatcgaggggttcggggtgtggtttatatacagaataacagataccccggggagggagttacagactggaatctaatcgaggggtttggggtgaggtttatatccagaataacagataccccggggagggagttacagactggaatctaatcgaggggttcggggtggggtttatatacagaataacagacaccctggggagggagttacagactggaatctaatcgaggggttcggggtggggtttatatacagaataacagataccccggggagggagttacagactggaatctaatcgaggggttcggggtggggtttatatacagaataacagataccccggggagggagttacagactggaatctaatcgaggggttcggggtggggttttttaacagaataacagataccccggggagggggttacagaccgGTGTCTAATGGAGGTTGTGTGTTTGTTTAGGTGGGTCTACTCGGAGTGTGATCCTGGGCCCTCCTCCCTCTCACGGTGAGTGTTGGGTTGGTTTTCCGAGTTGGTCTTTACAGTCCCTTTGTAACTTCGTACCTGGTCACTaacaggttctctctctctctctgtctctcccaccttccctcccctttctctcttctcccttcctgtccgtctctctccctctctctctcccttccccccccccccaccccccccaccccccctagcTGCCTGTCTCGGGGAGCCGGAGAGACACTCAGAGACGACGGGCAGTATCCGACCTCCGGCCCCCCTCGATTGGTTCGAGGAGCTGAATTGCAGTTGGATCATCGAGGCATTCTCCTGGGAACAGGTCACCATCAGGTGGGAGAGCagggatgggccgaatggccttgaaTGGGGCTGGCGACGGACTGGGGAttggttgggggggaggggtgtggggatgaTAGTCCGGAAGGGACAGGAGAGCGACAGCCCTTGGCGCTGTTCGACTGCGTGTGGCATCACGGACCTCTGGTGGGACAGGAATGGACGGGTATCGGGGTGGGGGGGAACGCACTCTCCCCCGGGTACAGTCAGGCCCGGCCCACAGGAAGTCGGGGGAGAGGGGTGGAGTCACTTACAGATCCAGGATGTCTGTGGGAGTTCCCCAGGAACCCCACCCAACTTCATCTGCTTCctccatgaccttcccttgatgttcaatggtgttactgtcactgaatcccccttcccccccccactatcaacatcctgggggttaccgtctccaacaagagagagagagaatctaaccatcgcccccttgatgttcaatggtgttaccgtcactgaatcccccttcccccccccccactatcaacatcctgggggttaccgtctccaacaagagagagagaatctaaccatcgcccccttgatgttcaatggtgttaccgtcactgaatcccccttccccccccccccactatcaacatcctgggggttaccgtctccaacaagagagagagaatctaaccatcgcccccttgatgttcaatggtgttactgtcactgaatccccctttccccccccccccccccccactatcaacatcctgggggttaccgtctccaacaagagagagagagaatctaaccatcgcccccttgatgttcaatggtgttaccgtcactgaatcccccttccccccccccactatcaacatcctgggggttaccgtctccaacaagagagagagaatctaaccatcgcccccttgatgttcaatggtgttaccgtcactgaatcccccttccccccccccccccactatcaacatcctgggggttaccgtctccaacaagagagagagagaatctaaccatcgcccccttgatgttcaatggtgttaccgtcactgaatcccccttcccccccccactatcaacatcctgggggttaccgtctccaacaagagagagagagaatctaaccatcgcccccttgatgttcaatggtgttactgtcactgaatcccccttccccctcccccccccactatcaacatcctgggggttaccgtctccaacaagagagagagaatctaaccatcgcccccttgatgttcaatggtgttaccgtcactgaatccccctttcccccccactatcaacatcctgggggttaccgtctccaacaagagagagagaatctaaccatcacccccttgatgttcaatggtgttaccgtcactgaatcccccttccccccccccccactatcaacatcctgggggttaccgtctccaacaagagagagagaatctaaccatcgcccccttgatgttcaatggtgttaccgtcactgaatcccccttcccccccccccacgatcaacatcctgggagttaccgtctccaacaagagagagagagaatctaaccatcgcccccttgatgttcaatggtgttaccgtcactgaatcccccttccccccccccccactatcaacatcctgggggttaccgtctccaacaagagagagagaatctaaccatcgcccccttgatgttcaatggtgttaccgtcactgaatcccccttccccccccacccccactatcaacatcctgggggttaccgtctccaacaagagagagagagaatcgaaccatcgcccccttgatgttcaatggtgttaccgtcactgaatccccccttcccccccccactatcaacatcctgggggttaccgtctccaacaagagagagagaatctaaccatcgcccccttgatgttcaatggtgttaccgtcactgaatcccccttctcccccccccccccactatcaacatcctgggggttaccgtctccaacaagagagagagaatctaaccatcgcccccttgatgttcaatggtgttaccgtcactgaatcccccttccccccccacccccactatcaacatcctgggggttaccgtctccaacaagagagagagaatctaaccatcgcccccttgatgttcaatggtgttaccgtcactgaatcccccttccccccccccccactatcaacatcctgggggttaccgtctccaacaagagagagagagaatctaaccatcacccccttgatgttcaatggtgttaccgtcactgaatccccccttcccccccccccccccccccactatcacatcctgggggttaccgtctccaacaagagagagagagaatctaaccatcgcccccttgatgttcaatggtgttaccgtcactgaatccccctttcccccccccccaccccccccaatatcaacatcctgggggttaccgtctccaacaagagagagagagaatctaaccatcgcccccttgatgttcaatggtgttaccgtcactgaatcccccttccccccccccccccactatcaacatcctgggggttaccgtctccaacaagagagagagaatctaaccatcgcccccttgatgttcaatggtgttaccgtcactgaatcccccttcccccccccccactatcaacatcctgggggttaccgtctccaacaagagagagagaatctaaccatcgccccttgatgttcaatggtgttaccgtcactgaaccccccttccccccccactatcaacatcctgggggttaccgtctccaacaagagagagagagaatctaaccatcgcccccttgatgttcaatggtgttaccgtcactgaatccccctttcccccccccccccccccaatatcaacatcctgggggttaccgtctccatgGCCTGGCCATGTCCTCAgtctcccagctccctctgcagcTCCCTCTTCACTCCCTGATGGTGTCTGTTGTCCCTGCAGGTTTGAGAGTTTTCACCTTCCCTGTCAGCTGGAGGTCTGACTCTCTGGGTCCCAGGACAGCCTATCCGATCCCTCTGCGGTTTCACCCAGCCGCGAGTTCTCACCTTCTCAGGGGGCAGTGTCCACATCAACCTCCGAGCGGTTTACCCTGTCGGGcccacattcacactctcctACTACAAAGGTAAGACACTACCTCGATCTGTCAGtgtccccctcaccccctccctgtctctgtaactccctccctttctctgtaaccccctccaccccctccctgtctctgtaacccccctccacccccctccctgtctctgtaaccccctcccccccctccctgtctctgtaaccccctccacccctccctgtctctgtaacccccctccaccccctccctgtctctgtaacccccctacaccccctccctgactctgtaaacccctccctgtctctgtaaccccctccaccccctccctgtctctgtaacccccctacaccccctccctgtctctgtaacccccctccaccccctccctgtctctgtaaccccccctccaccccctccctgtctctgtaaccccctacaccccctccctgtctctgtaacccccctacaccccctccctgtctctgtaacccccctccaaccccctccctgtctctgtaacccccctacacccccctccctgtctctgtaacccccctacaccccctccctgtctctgtaacccccctccaccccctccctgtctctgtaaccccctacaccccctccctgtctctgtaacccccctccacccctccctgtctctgtaacacccctccactccctccctgtctctgtaaccccctcaaccccctccctgtctctgtaacccccctccactccccccctgtctctgtaatcccctccctgtctctgtaacccccctccaccccctccctgtctctgtaacacccctccaccccctccctgtctctgtaacccccctccaccccctccctgtctctgtaaccccccctccaccccctccctgtctctgtaaccccctacaccccctccctgtctctgtaaccccccctacaaccccctccctgtctctgtaacccccctccaaccccctccctgtctctgtaacccccctacgccccctccctgtctctgtaacccccctccacccccttccccgtctctgtaacccccctccacctgctccctgtctctgtaacccccctccaccccctccctgtctctgtaacccccctccacccccttccctgtctctgtaacccccctccacccccttccctgtctctgtaacccccctccaccccctccctgtctctgtaacacccctccacccccctccctgtctctgtaaccccctccctgtctctgtaacccccctccaccccctccctgtctctgtaacccccctccaccccctccctgtctctgtaacccccctccaccccctccctgtctctgtaaccccctccctgtctctgtaacccccctccacccccctccctgtctctgtaaccccctccacccgctccctgtctctgtaacccccctccaccccctccctgtctctgtaacccccctccaccccctccctgtctctgtaaccccctccctgtctctgtaaccccccctccaccccctccctgtctctgtaaccccctccctgtctctgtaacccccctccacccccctccctgtctctgtaaccccctccaccccctccctgtctctgtaacccccctccaccccctccctgtctctgtaaccccccccactccctccctgtctctgtaacccccctacaccccctccctgtctctgtaaccccccccactccctccctgtctctgtaaccccctacaccccctccctgtctctgtaacccccctccaccccctccctgtctctgtaacccccctccaccccctccctgtctctgtaaccccctccaccccctccctgtctctgtaaccccctccctgtctctgtaaccccctccacccccctcctgtctctgtaacccccctccaccccctccctgtctctgtaacccccctccaccccctccctgtctctgtaaccccctccaccccctccctgtctctgtaacccccctccaccccctccctgtctctgtaacccccctccaccccctccctgtctctgtaaccccctccaccccctccctgtctctgtaaccccctccaccccctccctgtctctgtaacccccctccaccccctccctgtctctgtaacccccccactccctccctgtctctgtaacccccctacaccccctccctgtctctgtaaccccctccaccccctccctgtctctgtaacccccctccacccccctccctgtctctgtaaccccctacaccccctccctgtctctgtaacccccctccacccccctccctgtctctgtaacccccctccaccccctccctgtctctgtaacccccctccaccccctccctgtctctgtaacccccccaccccctccctgtctctgtaacccccctccacccctctccctcctctctctctcaccccccctctctctgtcacctctctcactcagtcacctccctcatctccccatctctctctccctctccctccctctccccctccctccctctcaccccctccctccccctccctcctctctctctcccccccaccctcccactctctctctctctctcccccctccctcctctctctctcacccccctcctccctccctctctcaccccctctttcccccacccacctctctctctccccctccctcctctctctctcacccccctcctccctccctctctccccatctctctccctctcccacctccctctctcaccccccccctctctctccctctcctccctcctctctctctcaccccccccctctctgtcacctctctctctgtcaccttcctctctccctccctcctccatccctctctctcctctctctctcacccccctcattcctccctctctccctatctcactcaccccttcccacctcccacctctcaccctctctctctctccctcctccccccccactctctccccctctctcaccccctctctctccccccctctcaccccccctctctctccccctcactcacccctctctctcacccctctctctcccctctctctccctctctctctccccctctctcacccctctccctctctctctcccccactctctccccctctctctcccctctctctccccctctctctcaccctctctctccccctctctctctctctccccctctctctctctctccccctctctctccccctctctcaccccctctctcaccctctctctctcccccctctctcccccccaccccccctctctctccccctctctcacccctctctctccccctctctctcccccccctctcccccccctctctcaccccctctctcaccccctgtctcaccccctctctcaccctctctctctcccccctctctcccccccaccccccctctctctccccctctctcacccctctctctccccctctctctccccccctctcccccccctctccccccctctccccccctctcccccccctctcaccccccctctcccccctctctccccccctctctcccctctctctcccctctctctccccccctctctcccccccctctcccccctctctcccccccctctctcccccctctctcccccccctcgctcaccccctctctcaccctctctctctccccctctctctccccccctctctcccccctctctccccccctctctctccccccccccctctctccccccctctctccccccctctctctcaccccctctctctcacccccccctctctaccccctctctgaccccctctctgaccccctctctctccccctctctctccccctctctcaccccctctctcaccctctctctctcccccttctctctcccccttctctctccccccctctctccccccctctcttcccccccctccccccccctctctccccctctctctcccccctctctccccccctctctccccccctctctccccccctctctccccccctccctctctacccccctctctccccccctctcccccccctctctctctctctctcaccccctctctctcaccccctctctcaccccctctctcaccccctctctctcccccctccctctctccccctctctctccccccctctctctccccctctctccccccctctctccccccccctctccccccctctctctctctctcacccccctctctctcaccccctctctcaccccctctctctccccctctcaccccccctctctcgcccctccctctctccccctctctctccccctctctctccccctctctctccccccctctctctccccctctctccccccctctctccccccctctctccccccctctctccccccctctctccccccctctctccccccctctctctccccctctctctccccctctctctcccctctctctccccctctctctctccctctctctccccctctctctctccctctctcaccccctctctctccccctctcaccccccctctctcccccctccctctctccccctctctctcccctctctctctccccctctctctccccctccctctctctccccctctctctccccctctctctccccctctctctccccccctctctctccccctctctctccccctctctctccccccctctctccccccctctctcccccctctctctccccctctctctccccctctctctccccctctctctccccctctctctccccctctctcaccccccctctctccccccctccctctctccccctccctctctctcccccccccctctccccctctctctcaccccctctctctctctctctctccccacagtgcCCGTGTGCCAGCCTGGTTGGACCCTGTGTCTGAGTGGAGACTGCGCCCCCTCGCTGGGGGATTGCGGGAGTCGTGCCCCCACCCCCtcgaccacccccaccccctcagtgcCCTGGGCCCCTTGCCGGGGCGGgctcctcaccctcacctccttctacGGCTCCCTGTGGCCCCGGGGCTGCGCCGGGGGAGGGGCGCGGTGCGACTGCTCCTGGCGCGTTGACACGGGTGACCCCCGACCCCTGGTGCTGACCCTCACGGGCGAGGGCCTGGGGCCCAGCGACCAGCTGGTGGTGCGCGAGGGCGCTGCCGGGGGCCGGTGGAGGGTGGTGGCCCGGCTGGGGGGGCGCCGGGACTACAACAACAACCCGGCGGCGGCCAACGCCAACTCCAAGGTCAACGCCAACTCCAAGGTCAACGCCAACTCCAAGGGTGATGTGGTGGTGCACACCCATTCTGGGACAGCCCTGGTCacctacagaggggctgaagggcGCTTCAACGTCACCTACAGGGTCAGGGGCTACTGCGCCCCCTGGCAGAGGCCTTGCGGTGACGGTGGCGCCCTCTCCTGCTACTCCCCGGCTCAGCGGTGCGACGGGCACTGGCACTGCGAGGGGGGGCCGGGACGAGGAGGGTTGCCCTCAGTGCCCCCCCGGGCGTTACCCTTGCGGAGGCCGAAGCCCGGCTTGCTACGGCCCCGGGGACCGGTGCAACTACCAGGCCTACTGCCCGGAGGGGGGGGACGAGTCGAGCTGTGCCCGGTGCCAGCCCGGAAGCTTCCGCTGCGGCGATGGGAGGTGCATCTTTGAGACGTGGGCGTGCGACGGTCAAGCTGACTGCGCCGATGGGAGTGACGAGCAACACTGCCCCCCCAGGAAACTCCCCCGAAAGGTGGTAACGGCAGCAGCCATTGGGAGCCTGGTCTGTGGCCTACTCCTGGTGGTGGCCATGGGATGTACCTGCAAACTCTACTCACTGCGGAGGAGCCAGTACAGGTACAGGGAGCTTTACACTGTATCCAACACcgggctgtccctgtccctgggatgggggggacagtgtagagggagctttactctgtgtctaaccccatgctgtccct
Encoded proteins:
- the LOC140473195 gene encoding LOW QUALITY PROTEIN: low-density lipoprotein receptor-related protein 10-like (The sequence of the model RefSeq protein was modified relative to this genomic sequence to represent the inferred CDS: inserted 2 bases in 1 codon), producing the protein EFSPSLSAGGLTLWVPGQPIRSLCGFTQPRVLTFSGGSVHINLRAVYPVGPTFTLSYYKVPVCQPGWTLCLSGDCAPSLGDCGSRAPTPSTTPTPSVPWAPCRGGLLTLTSFYGSLWPRGCAGGGARCDCSWRVDTGDPRPLVLTLTGEGLGPSDQLVVREGAAGGRWRVVARLGGRRDYNNNPAAANANSKVNANSKVNANSKGDVVVHTHSGTALVTYRGAEGRFNVTYRVRGYCAPWQRPCGDGGALSCYSPAQRCDGHWHCXRGGRDEEGCPQCPPGRYPCGGRSPACYGPGDRCNYQAYCPEGGDESSCARCQPGSFRCGDGRCIFETWACDGQADCADGSDEQHCPPRKLPRKVVTAAAIGSLVCGLLLVVAMGCTCKLYSLRRSQYSLLAPLAQMESVQRRAPPSYGELIAQGAIPPVEDFPTENPNDGSVLWE